The window GAGCCAAACGCAAACTAAGCGAAAAATCACTCTGACAGACGCTATCGGGAGACATTCCTAAAATTTGGCGACGAACTGTTCCATCGCCATCGATCGCCGAGTTACTAAAGCCTACCTGCTGCGGAGGTAGTTGAAACGGTGGAGCAAGACTAACCAATTTTGGTTGGTCAATTTTGATACGGCAAATAGCCAAGAAATTATCACTGTGGGCTATAGTATCGGCTAGTTGAGAGTCAAAAGGAAAATCATGAATCACATCTGAGGCGATCGCCTTGGCTTGTCCAGACTGGAGTTTACCGATTAATTGGTTTAAAGCAGCATCGGCTAAAGAGCCACGCATATTAAAAAGCATACCCTGTTCTTTTTGGTAGGTTCGGTCTTCGTCAATGGTGATGACTAAAACCCGTTCATTAATCGGACGATTCCATCGCCAACCCATCATACGCTCGTAGTTGTTTAATTCTCCTACCTGTAACCAGCCCCAAGATTGCATTAACCAAACGATAACCGTGGCGATCGCACTAATCAGTAATAGGGTGCTTAGGAATAATCGCTGAGTGAAAATTTTAATTGAATCAGGAAATAATAAACCTTTACCCCGTAAATCTGACCAGTAAGGCGGAATTACTGCGGGATTTTGGTGAATTGTCGCTAACCAGCTAGCGCAGGGAAACTGTTTTTCCCAACCCTGTAGTTGTTCTCTTGCCTTTCTCATGGCAATGTATAGTCAATTGCCGCCAGCATAAGCCTGGAGAAAGTATTTAACAAACTGTTGCGCCATCACATCGGGTATGGGCATCCGCATGACAATCGACTGGGGTAAAGACAACTGACCCAATTCTTCAGCTAATCCTAATCCATCACAAGAATTGAAAATCGCCAGCTGTAGTCCTGAAGCTATCGCCTGTTTAAATCCGTTTCTCAGCTGCTCGATGGTTAGACGATCTTCGGCATTAAGATATAAAATTCCTTGTCTTGCCAGAGTTTTACTAGGTCCAGCAAAAAAGATAATATCCCAGGATTCTTGCCACAAACAGTCATCTAGTTCTTGAGGCGTAGGTTCGATTAAAAACTTAACTTCTCCATCTTGTAAAGCATCGAGCGAAAAACGATCGGCTGCTAAATTGATTCCTCGACCATTTCCCAGGATTGCTAGAATTCTGACCTTGTTGTGTTTGTGTCGATGTATAGGAACAATAGGCACACGGGCAAAATTAAGATTGAATGACGGCAATTTCTAAATTCGGATAGTTTTCGACTAAATCCCAACAGCACCAGGGTAGCTGATAGATTTCAGGGCGATCGCTACAAATTAAAATTCTGATTACTTCTTTTCGATTTAGCTCTTCGCGCAGATGTTTATCAATCAGATTAAAACCAGGGCAATTTCGCATAAGAAAATCTTGCTCTGGTTTAACATAGTTAACCAGCTCAAAAAAACTGTTTTGTCAATCAACTAACTGTAATTAATTCTTCGCTCATTTCAAAATTAGCCGTGACGTTTTGTACATCGTCGAGAGATTCTAAAGTGTCGATCAGTTTGATTAGCGATCGCCCTTGCTCTGAGTCGGTTACTTCCAGGTTATTTGTGGATATCCATTTTAGTTCAACGTCTTGGATTGAGAAATTGTACTTATGCAAAGTCTGATTCAAGCGATCTAGGTTAGCAACTTCGGTAAATATTTCGGCAATTCCTTCCTGCTTATATATCTCATACGTATCTGCTTCTCCTTCGATAGAAGCTTCAAGCAATTTTTCCTCGTCGCTACTTCCTATGGTTACTACTCCCTTTTGCTCAAACATCCAGCTGACACAGCCTGTTGCTCCTAAGTTTCCGCCGTTTTTGGTAAATGCTAAACGCAGATCGGCAGCAGTACGATTACGGTTATCAGTTAAGGCTTCGATTAAGACTGCTACTCCTCCTGCACCATAGCCTTCGTAGCGAATTGCTTCTAGTTGAGCATCATCATCTTGATAAGTTCCTGCACCCTTAGCCAGCGATCGCTCAATACTATCGTTAGCCACCCCTGCTGCTTTCGCTTTATCTATTGCGGTACGGAGTTGAAAATTACCATCAGGATCGGCGATGCCATTACGGGCTGCAACAATAATCGCCCTAGATAGTTGAGTGAAGGTTTTACCTTTTTTGGCATCAACTCTCGCTTTTTGCCTTTTGATATTAGCCCACTTACTATGTCCTGCCACGGTTTTTGTCCACCTCTATTTTTCTCAATGATTTCTGCTTTATTTGACAAATGGTTTAATCCTTGGCTTTTTTCTTTTGAGCATCGGGACAAGGAGGACTGGCTAAAGAACCATTTAACCATCCTGTAGCTTGATTGAGATGTTGGAGAGCTTCTTGAGGTCGGTCTTTGAGTAAAAAAACTAATGCCGAAGTTAGCTGTTGTTTTGCCTGGGCTTGACGATTTCCCTTGAGGCGATGCCAGTTCTGATGGGCGATTACGCTTCGTTCGGCTAAGGCCTGAGCTAATTCTAGATCGGTAAACTCAGCAGATACTTTGTTGGTTGATAGGGGCGTTATGTCAAACATAGGTTAATATCGTGTCGATCTAAACTACTTTATGTTTAATTCTAACGATGTCATCTCCCAAATCTGGCGATCTGAAAGAAAACGAATTAGAACAAATTTTAGTTGAGGTAGAGCAAGCCTTGGTACAACTACAGGAAAGACATACCCAGGTGAAACAGGATCTCGAAAAGCGATCGCAGCTGCTAGAGCGTCAGCAAGAATTAAAACAGCAACAAAAAGATCGCACTCTTGTCAAACCTTTAAAAACCGAACTGCGTAGCCTCCAGAAGGAGTTAGATAGTTTAGAGCTTAATTTAGAAAGTGTTCTGCTACCTGATGTTTTTTGGCAGGTAATACGCTTTGTTTTTTTAGGAATTGCGCTCGGCTGGTTTCTCCGTATCTGGGCAACTTAAGATCGATTATCAAACTTTGCCAAAACGGCGATCGCGCTGTTGAAAAGACTCCAAAGCTAACTCGAATTGCTGCTGATTAAAATCAGGCCAAAGGGTATCCGTCACATAAATTTCTGTATAGGCTAGCTGCCACAACATAAAGTTACTCAGGCGCATTTCCCCGCTGGTACGAATTAGTAAATCGGGGTCAGAACTAGCAGAGGTATAAAGATGTTGCGCTATTGTGTCTTCGTTAATTGCTTCGGTGGTTAATTCTCCGCACTGTACTTTTTTCGCGATCGCACGGCAGGCATTGATCATTTCGTTACGACTACCATAGTTAATTGCCACATTAAAAAAAACGCCTCTATTATTCTTAGTGCGTTCTGTGGAACGACGCATTTCCTGCTGCAATGACTGGGGTAAAGGAGTCAAATCACCAATAAAATTAATATTAACTTCTTCCTCCTCCATCTCTTTTAATTCTTTTTGTAAGAGCCTTTCAAACAAGGTCATTAAAAAGTTAACTTCTTTTATAGGGCGACCCCAATTTTCAGTAGAAAAGGCATAAGCAGTTAAAGTTTCAATTCCCAAGTTTTTGCAATAACGCAGCATTTCTTTCAGGGTTTTTGCGCCTCTTCTATGTCCTTCAATCCGAGGTAACCCTCTTTTTTCTGCCCAGCGACCATTGCCATCCATAATT of the Coleofasciculaceae cyanobacterium genome contains:
- a CDS encoding CHASE2 domain-containing protein translates to MRKAREQLQGWEKQFPCASWLATIHQNPAVIPPYWSDLRGKGLLFPDSIKIFTQRLFLSTLLLISAIATVIVWLMQSWGWLQVGELNNYERMMGWRWNRPINERVLVITIDEDRTYQKEQGMLFNMRGSLADAALNQLIGKLQSGQAKAIASDVIHDFPFDSQLADTIAHSDNFLAICRIKIDQPKLVSLAPPFQLPPQQVGFSNSAIDGDGTVRRQILGMSPDSVCQSDFSLSLRLALKYLDNISANFNSQGVLQIGNTIFPKLGATSGGYYLPEAQGYQILLNYHRALPQTISLREILTMPETSLPTMVQDKIILIGVVGYNHDLHLTRYSRGQQAKRLPGVVLFMLK
- a CDS encoding CHAT domain-containing protein, yielding MPIVPIHRHKHNKVRILAILGNGRGINLAADRFSLDALQDGEVKFLIEPTPQELDDCLWQESWDIIFFAGPSKTLARQGILYLNAEDRLTIEQLRNGFKQAIASGLQLAIFNSCDGLGLAEELGQLSLPQSIVMRMPIPDVMAQQFVKYFLQAYAGGN
- a CDS encoding YebC/PmpR family DNA-binding transcriptional regulator, yielding MAGHSKWANIKRQKARVDAKKGKTFTQLSRAIIVAARNGIADPDGNFQLRTAIDKAKAAGVANDSIERSLAKGAGTYQDDDAQLEAIRYEGYGAGGVAVLIEALTDNRNRTAADLRLAFTKNGGNLGATGCVSWMFEQKGVVTIGSSDEEKLLEASIEGEADTYEIYKQEGIAEIFTEVANLDRLNQTLHKYNFSIQDVELKWISTNNLEVTDSEQGRSLIKLIDTLESLDDVQNVTANFEMSEELITVS
- a CDS encoding DUF6439 family protein, giving the protein MFDITPLSTNKVSAEFTDLELAQALAERSVIAHQNWHRLKGNRQAQAKQQLTSALVFLLKDRPQEALQHLNQATGWLNGSLASPPCPDAQKKKAKD
- a CDS encoding isoprenyl transferase, with the translated sequence MTAQLLTNLTNKINLAKLPHHVAVIMDGNGRWAEKRGLPRIEGHRRGAKTLKEMLRYCKNLGIETLTAYAFSTENWGRPIKEVNFLMTLFERLLQKELKEMEEEEVNINFIGDLTPLPQSLQQEMRRSTERTKNNRGVFFNVAINYGSRNEMINACRAIAKKVQCGELTTEAINEDTIAQHLYTSASSDPDLLIRTSGEMRLSNFMLWQLAYTEIYVTDTLWPDFNQQQFELALESFQQRDRRFGKV